A window of the Acanthochromis polyacanthus isolate Apoly-LR-REF ecotype Palm Island chromosome 10, KAUST_Apoly_ChrSc, whole genome shotgun sequence genome harbors these coding sequences:
- the LOC110964864 gene encoding thiosulfate:glutathione sulfurtransferase-like — MATTGTKEIYYDELKALVGKSQNLLVVDVRSPEEVAGGHIPGSVHIPVDTVEAEFSLSPEEFKAKYGVTKPPLDAPELVFHCMMGRRGGIATNKAHELGYVNARNFVGGYKTWAEKEGK; from the exons ATGGCAACCACAG GAACCAAGGAAATCTACTATGACGAGCTGAAGGCTCTTGTGGGAAAGAGCCAGAATCTCCTCGTGGTTGATGTCCGTAGTCCTGAGGAAGTGGCTGGAGGACATATTCCAGGATCGGTTCACATTCCTG TTGATACAGTAGAAGCTGAATTTTCATTGAGTCCAGAAGAATTCAAGGCCAAGTATGGAGTAACCAAGCCACCACTGGATGCACCAGAGCTGGTGTTTCACTGCATGATGGGCAGGCGAGGGGGAATTGCCACGAACAAGGCCCATGAACTAGGATATGTGAA TGCACGCAATTTTGTTGGTGGATACAAAACATGGGCTGAGAAGGAAGGAAAATGA
- the si:ch1073-303k11.2 gene encoding leucine-rich repeat neuronal protein 4 yields MTSLCANLATLLLFLSPLMHSHHFIHAASTSPPLTRPRIIFINGLGSDDDYEDDYNDNHSPPPKVLSSMRTPLLRREPQLCQYDSCSENQEPCALLSEATGCLCPGVSGPDELPHAPRIETLLPVSQGNDKGKIEVQWCAPSSVVSFYRVVVEGHDGNFLEYGNALRRGVVGSLEVGTKVCVEAVNDAGQSTASEFSCKRYEAPESSDQKLLAWVIGGGVVLLLLFVIAAVILWKCRICRKAKRDSADGLGNPSYSTEGTL; encoded by the coding sequence ATGACGTCACTGTGCGCGAACCTGGCTACACTTCTCCTTTTCCTCTCGCCTCTCATGCACTCCCACCACTTCATCCACGCTGCCTCGACTTCCCCGCCACTCACTCGTCCACGGATCATTTTCATAAATGGCTTGGGCTCAGACGATGACTATGAAGATGACTATAATGACAACCACAGTCCTCCTCCGAAGGTGCTGTCCTCCATGAGGACTCCCCTTCTTCGCCGAGAACCTCAGCTCTGCCAGTATGACTCCTGCTCAGAGAATCAGGAGCCCTGTGCCCTTCTCTCAGAAGCGACTGGATGCCTTTGTCCTGGTGTGAGTGGACCTGATGAGCTTCCACACGCGCCACGCATTGAAACACTGCTGCCTGTCAGTCAAGGGAATGACAAAGGGAAGATCGAGGTGCAGTGGTGCGCTCCATCTTCAGTGGTGTCTTTTTACAGAGTGGTGGTCGAGGGACACGATGGTAACTTTCTGGAATATGGGAATGCTTTGCGGCGAGGTGTGGTGGGATCTTTGGAGGTTGGGACCAAGGTGTGCGTGGAGGCTGTGAATGACGCAGGACAAAGCACCGCCTCAGAATTCTCATGCAAGCGGTATGAAGCTCCTGAATCTTCAGACCAAAAACTGTTGGCCTGGGTCATAGGAGGAGGAGTCGTCCTCCTTCTACTTTTTGTCATagcagctgtgattctctggaaATGTCGAATATGTCGAAAGGCAAAGAGAGACTCTGCTGATGGATTAGGGAACCCTTCTTACAGCACAGAGGGAACGCTGTGA